The Microbacterium natoriense genomic interval CGCGGCGCGCTCGAGGCCGATGTCGAGCTCACCGACGGCATCCGCCCCGACACGGTGTTCCTGCCCTTCCATTACTCTGGAGCGGAGAGTGCGAATCTGCTCACGAGTGCCGCGACCGACCCGCACAGCTCGATGCCGGAGTTCAAGAATGCCGTGGTCACCGTCGAAGCGATCCGGGCCGGCGCCGAGTAGCATTTGACGTGTGACCGAACGCGCACCTCTCTCCCGCAAACTGTCCGCAATCGCCGAGTCCGCGACTCTGAAGGTCGACGCCAAGGCGAAGGCCCTGAAGGCCGAGGGCAAGCCCGTCATCTCGTACGCCGCCGGCGAGCCCGACTTCGCGACGCCGCAGTTCATCGTCGATGCCGCGGCCGAGGCTCTCGCCGACCCCGCGAGCTATCGGTACACGCCGGCCCCTGGCCTTCCGGCCCTCCGCGAGGCGATCGCGGCGAAGACGCTGCGCGACTCGGGCCTCGAGGTCTCCCCTGCCCAGGTCATCGTCACGAACGGCGGCAAGCAGTCGGTCTACCAGGCCTTCCAGGCTGTGGTGAACCCGGGCGACGAGGTGCTGCTTCCGGCGCCCTACTGGACCACCTACCCCGAGGCCATCCGCCTCGCCGACGGCACTCCCGTCGAGGTGTTCGCCGGCGCCGACCAGGAGTACAAGGTCACCGTCGAGCAGCTCGAGGCCGCCCGCACCGAGCGCACCACCGTGCTCGTGTTCGTGTCGCCCTCGAACCCGACCGGCTCGGTGTACACCGCCGAGGAGACCAAGGCCATCGGCGAGTGGGCCCTCGAGCACGGCATCTGGATCGTCTCCGACGAGATCTACCAGAACCTCACCTACGAGGGCGTCAAGGCGACCTCGATCGTCGAGGCCGTGCCGGACGTCGCGAACCAGACCATCCTCGTCAACGGCGTCGCGAAGACCTACGCCATGACCGGCTGGCGCGTGGGCTGGATGGTCGGCCCCGCAGACGCCATCAAGGTCGCAGGAAACCTGCAGTCGCACCTGACCAGCAACGTGAACAACGTCGCCCAGAAGGCCGACGATCGCCGCGCTCAACGGCCCGCAGACCGAGGCCGAGCAGTTCCGCGAGGCGTTCGACCGCCGCCGTCGGCTGATCGTGTCGGAGCTGTCGAAGATCGACGGCCTCGTGGTGCCGAACCCGCTCGGCGCGTTCTACGTGTACCCCGACGTGCAGGGCCTGCTCGGCCGCACCTGGGGCGGCGTGACGCCGACCACATCGCTCGAGCTCGCCGACCTCATCCTCGACCAGGCCGAGGTCGCGGTCGTCCCCGGAGAGGCCTTCGGCCCGTCCGGTTACCTCCGCATGTCGTACGCGCTCGGCGACGACCAGCTCCTCGAGGGCGTGCAGCGCCTGCAGCGGCTGTTCTCCGCCTGACGCGTCTCGTCGCTTCGACTCGATGATCGCTCGATGACCGGAACTCCGGTCGTCGAGCGATCAGAGCGAGACGGGACGCTGCGAGATCCGTCAGTCCTCGGGGTGGAAGCCGATCAGCCAGCGGATGCCGTAGCGGTCGACGACTGTTCCATCGAAGTCGCCCCAGGGCCGCTCCTGCAGCGGGTCGATGACGCGTCCGCCCGCGGCGAGCTGGTCGAACCAGCTGGTGAGGGTCGTGGCATCCGCGGTGCCGAGCAGCGACAGGAACATGCCGGCCATCTGCACGGCGTCGTCGTCGGCTCCGGCATCCGCTCCGGCGATCTCGACGGGACCTGCGAGCTGGCCGTGCGCGATCGCGTCGCCCGGGCCGTCATGGCGACCGGCTACCGCGTAGTCGAGCAGCTGAAGCTCTCCGCCGAAGACGGCCTGATAAGAGCCCAGCGCCTCGGCGGCGTTGCCGGGGAACAGCAGGTAGGGGATGAGTCCGCTCATGCCGCGAGTGTACGCCGGGCTAGAGCTCGACGCCCACGAGCACGGGCTCTGGCTGCAGGACGAGACCGAACTCCGAGTGCACGCGGCTCTGGATGAAGCGGGCGAGTTCCGAGACCTCCGCCGCGCTCGCTCCGCCGCGATTCGTGAGGGCGAGAGCGTGCTTGGTCGAGACCGAGGCACGCGAACGCGGCAGCTTGAAGCCCTTGCGGATGCCGGCCTGCTCGATCAGCCAGGCCGCGCTGACCTTGACCTCGGCACGCTTCTGCATCTGCACCGGCTGCGGGACCAAGCCGTCGTACGACGTGAGCGGGATCACGGTGACAGCGTCGAGGTCGGGTGTCACCGGCCACTGCGGGCACTCGGGCGGCAGCGCCCTGGCGACGCTCTCCGGCACGATCGCGTTCTGGAAGAACGAGCCGACGCCGTGCGTGTCAGGATCGTTCGCGTCGAGCAGCATGCCCTTCGATGCGCGGGTCGAGAGGATGCGCTCCCGCACCCAGCTCAGCAGCACCGGCTCATCGCTCTCGAGGCCGAGCGCGCGACGCAGCTGCGCGCCTCGCACCACGCGCTCCCCCGCCACGGCGAGGTCGACCGTGATCGAGAGGATCACGGCTCGGCGCTGCGGCTCGCTGCCGTAGTGGTGTTTGAACACCGAGGTGCGGAATCCGAGTCCGAGGTCGGATGCCGGCACGGTGACGATCTCGGACGTGTGCTCATCGAGCAGCTCGACCTCGGCCAGGGTCTCCTGGATCTCCTGGCCGTACGCCCCGATGTTCTGCACGGGGGCGGCGCCGACCGTTCCCGGGATGCCGCTCATCGCCTCGAGCCCCGCGTAGCCGTGCTGCACAGCGTAGGCGACCAGGTCGTCCCATCCGTGCCCGGCCTGTGCGCGCAGGCGGATGCGACCGGGGTGCGGAGAAGGCAGCTCCTCGATGCCTCGCGTGAGCACTCGGATCACGGTGCCCTCGAACGGCTCGTCGCCGACGAACAGGTTCGACCCGCCACCCAGGACGAACCAGTCGTCTCCCCGCGCCCAGACGTCCTGCAGCGCGTCGACCAGTTCGGCGGTGGTGTTCGCCTCGAGCATGCGCTCGGGCGCCGCGCCGGTCTGCAGCGTCGTGAGCGCGGACAGGCGGATCGGCTCGACCTCGCGCATCAGATCGCGACGCGCAGCTGCGCTTTGACGAGCACGGTCGCCTCGCCGAAGGTGACCTTGAGGTCGATGCGCGCAGCGGTCTCGTCGACGGCTCCGACGGTCGCGAGGACGTGGACGTCGGCACCGCTCTCAGGATCGACGACGACGGGCTTGGTGAATCGCACGCCGTAGTCGAGGATGCGAGCGCTCGGGTCGAGCGCCGCGACGACGACGGACGAGGCGATTCCCATCGTCAGCATGCCGTGCGCGAGCACTCCGGGCAGTCCCACGGCCGCCGCGACGTCGTCACGGTAGTGGATGGGGTTGAAGTCTCCCGAGGCGCCTGCGTACCGCACGAGCGACTCCCGGGTCAGATGCACGGTGCGCTCGGCGACCACGTCTCCCACGGTGAACGACATCAGGAGGCCCCTTCTTCCGAGCCCACCAGCAGCACGCTGGTGGCCGTCACGACGTGGCTGCCCTCGGCATCCGTGATCTCGGCCTCGCTCGTGATCATGGCGTTCCCGCCCATCATGCGGATGCCGGTGACCTTCAGACGGCCGGTCAGTTCGTCACCCGCGACGATCGGCCGCGTATAGGCGAAGCGCTGCTCGGCGTGGATCGTGCGCGCCAGCACGATGCCGGAGTCCGGCTCGGCGAGCAGCTGCTGCAGGGTGTGGTCCTGGATGACCATCGCGAACGTCGGCGGCGCAACGACGTCGGCGAAGCCTGCGGCGCGCGCGGCGTCCACGTCGGTGTGCTGCGGGGCGTCGGCGAAGACGGCGCGAGCGAACTCGCGCACCTTCTCACGTCCGACCAGGTACGGGGCGGTCGGCGGGTATTCCCGGCCGACGAGATCTTGGTTCACTGCCACCCCTCGATCCTACTTTCCCGAACCGACCGGCCTGTCTACTTCTGGGTCCCTGACCCTGCCGAAGGGCGGCCTTTGATCGCCTTCATCGCCATCTGCGCCGCGATGACGACGAGGTATGCCGCGAACAGGATGTTCCCCGTGAGGGGATCGATCAGAGTCGCGAGCCACGCGCCGAGCGCCGTGGTCGTGCACGCCGAGACTCCGATGAGCGCGGCCGCCACGAGGTCGACGTTGTGGTTGCGCAGGTTGCCGATCGTTCCGGACAGTGCAGTCGGGATCATCATCAGCAACGAGGTGCCCTTTGCGACGAGGTCGCTGGTGCCGAAGGCGATCATCATCGCCGGAACCACGATCACGCCGCCGCCGACGCCGATGAGGCCCGCGATCACACCGGTGGCGACGCCGAGCACGACGAGCGATATCCCGCTCAGCCAGTTGAGGTCGAAGTCGGCGTCGCGGGAGGGGATCACCAGGAAGAGCGTCACGATCACGACGAGGAGGAAGATCACGAACGCCCATCGCAGCACCGTCTGCGAGATCTTCGGCAGCAGCCGCGTGCCGATCTGCGCTCCGACCACGGATCCCGCGGCGAGGATCAGCGCCGGAACCCAGGCGACCGAATCGTGCACCGCATAGGAGATCACGCCCACCGTGGCCGTGGGGATGATCGCCGCGAGCGACGTGCCTGCTCCGAGGCGCTGGTTGAAGTGCAGCAGCAACACGAGCAGCGGCACGATGACGGTGCCGCCTCCGACTCCGAAGAGTCCGGAGAGAAGACCGGCGACGAGGCCGATCCCCACGAACGATGCGTAGGCGCGAGGCCCTCGGCTCAGGCTCTGGACGTCACTCACCGTTTCAGCCTACTCGCGGGCAGCGCTCGCCCCCGGATGCGGGTGAACCCTGGGACTGGGTGCCATTGTGTGCGACACTGGATCGCATCGGACGCCGGCGTCCGCAGACCCGGATCGAAGGAGATCTCATGGTTCGCAGTTCCTACCCCGACGTGGAGATCCCCGACGTCTCCATCCACGAATTCCTGTTCGGAGACCTCGATGAGTCGCGGCTCGATGCCATCGCACTGGTCGACGGCATGAGCG includes:
- a CDS encoding VOC family protein, coding for MSGLIPYLLFPGNAAEALGSYQAVFGGELQLLDYAVAGRHDGPGDAIAHGQLAGPVEIAGADAGADDDAVQMAGMFLSLLGTADATTLTSWFDQLAAGGRVIDPLQERPWGDFDGTVVDRYGIRWLIGFHPED
- a CDS encoding UDP-N-acetylmuramate dehydrogenase, producing MREVEPIRLSALTTLQTGAAPERMLEANTTAELVDALQDVWARGDDWFVLGGGSNLFVGDEPFEGTVIRVLTRGIEELPSPHPGRIRLRAQAGHGWDDLVAYAVQHGYAGLEAMSGIPGTVGAAPVQNIGAYGQEIQETLAEVELLDEHTSEIVTVPASDLGLGFRTSVFKHHYGSEPQRRAVILSITVDLAVAGERVVRGAQLRRALGLESDEPVLLSWVRERILSTRASKGMLLDANDPDTHGVGSFFQNAIVPESVARALPPECPQWPVTPDLDAVTVIPLTSYDGLVPQPVQMQKRAEVKVSAAWLIEQAGIRKGFKLPRSRASVSTKHALALTNRGGASAAEVSELARFIQSRVHSEFGLVLQPEPVLVGVEL
- a CDS encoding MaoC/PaaZ C-terminal domain-containing protein — its product is MSFTVGDVVAERTVHLTRESLVRYAGASGDFNPIHYRDDVAAAVGLPGVLAHGMLTMGIASSVVVAALDPSARILDYGVRFTKPVVVDPESGADVHVLATVGAVDETAARIDLKVTFGEATVLVKAQLRVAI
- a CDS encoding FAS1-like dehydratase domain-containing protein, with product MAVNQDLVGREYPPTAPYLVGREKVREFARAVFADAPQHTDVDAARAAGFADVVAPPTFAMVIQDHTLQQLLAEPDSGIVLARTIHAEQRFAYTRPIVAGDELTGRLKVTGIRMMGGNAMITSEAEITDAEGSHVVTATSVLLVGSEEGAS
- a CDS encoding sulfite exporter TauE/SafE family protein, whose amino-acid sequence is MSDVQSLSRGPRAYASFVGIGLVAGLLSGLFGVGGGTVIVPLLVLLLHFNQRLGAGTSLAAIIPTATVGVISYAVHDSVAWVPALILAAGSVVGAQIGTRLLPKISQTVLRWAFVIFLLVVIVTLFLVIPSRDADFDLNWLSGISLVVLGVATGVIAGLIGVGGGVIVVPAMMIAFGTSDLVAKGTSLLMMIPTALSGTIGNLRNHNVDLVAAALIGVSACTTTALGAWLATLIDPLTGNILFAAYLVVIAAQMAMKAIKGRPSAGSGTQK